From Streptomyces sp. NBC_00775, one genomic window encodes:
- a CDS encoding AAA domain-containing protein gives MAAEAQQWADALVDFGPYNTLLHFKDTKTASLDVTDAPPSALASLLDGRKTRLIGLFPDTADHGAACTRARSLRRRMVELDEEQGIEAGRLALGLLRVDPPPTRGSTPVPALRAPLLLQPLVIQPRTASENDFVLETAGEAEINPVLLYALSRQYGMDGDTEALADKVSAALEECADPAGRLRIAYGILEADLARSSLTAELEERIVAGVFSFDRLPMVQDLRSATELLAGHPVIAALTGDPEANRALAEDDTGYRAPAGADDIPPQSEYLVLDADASQQKVISAALAGSHLVIEGPPGTGKSQTIANLIATFSALGKRVLFVAEKRAAIEAVTDNLVTVDLDGLVFDLHGNKLSRRQIAQQLHDALEQAGQQAPPRPADLHTGLAHYREETLRHIQEFHQPLTPWQVSPHQAITHLMGCPPAHHTRLRLRGPALGRRYPAASRSRAQPRPGRHPAGLCGLSPRRRPLVSCWSQS, from the coding sequence GTGGCGGCTGAGGCGCAGCAGTGGGCTGATGCGCTGGTCGATTTCGGGCCCTACAACACGCTGTTGCACTTCAAGGACACCAAGACCGCGTCGCTGGATGTGACCGACGCTCCTCCGTCGGCCCTGGCCTCGCTCCTGGACGGCCGTAAGACCCGCCTGATCGGCCTGTTTCCCGATACTGCCGACCACGGTGCTGCCTGCACCCGGGCACGAAGCCTGCGCCGCAGGATGGTGGAGCTGGATGAGGAGCAGGGCATCGAGGCCGGTCGCCTGGCTCTTGGTCTGTTGCGTGTCGACCCGCCGCCCACGCGCGGGAGTACGCCGGTGCCGGCGCTGCGCGCCCCGTTGTTGCTGCAGCCTCTGGTCATCCAGCCGCGCACCGCGTCCGAGAACGACTTCGTCCTCGAGACGGCCGGTGAGGCGGAGATCAACCCGGTGCTGCTGTACGCGCTCAGCCGTCAGTACGGCATGGACGGCGACACGGAGGCTCTCGCTGACAAGGTGTCCGCCGCCCTGGAGGAGTGCGCGGATCCGGCCGGTCGCCTCCGCATCGCGTACGGGATCCTCGAGGCCGACCTCGCACGCAGCAGCCTGACGGCCGAGCTGGAAGAGCGCATCGTGGCGGGCGTCTTCAGCTTCGACCGGCTCCCTATGGTCCAAGACCTGCGCAGCGCCACCGAACTGCTGGCCGGCCACCCGGTCATCGCCGCTCTGACCGGTGACCCGGAAGCAAACCGGGCCCTGGCCGAGGACGACACCGGCTATCGTGCTCCAGCCGGCGCCGACGACATCCCGCCCCAATCGGAGTACCTGGTTCTCGACGCGGACGCCTCCCAGCAGAAAGTCATCAGTGCCGCGCTGGCCGGCTCCCACCTGGTGATCGAAGGACCGCCGGGAACGGGCAAGAGCCAGACCATCGCCAACCTGATCGCCACCTTCTCGGCCCTGGGCAAACGCGTCCTGTTCGTCGCCGAGAAACGCGCCGCGATCGAAGCCGTCACCGACAACCTCGTCACCGTGGACCTGGACGGCCTGGTCTTCGACCTCCACGGCAACAAACTCAGCCGCCGCCAGATCGCCCAGCAACTCCACGACGCCCTGGAACAGGCTGGCCAACAAGCCCCGCCACGCCCGGCCGACCTGCACACCGGCCTGGCCCACTACCGCGAGGAAACCCTCCGGCACATACAGGAGTTCCACCAGCCGCTTACTCCCTGGCAGGTGAGCCCGCACCAGGCGATCACCCACCTGATGGGCTGCCCGCCCGCCCACCACACCCGCCTGCGGCTGCGCGGCCCCGCACTGGGCCGCCGGTACCCCGCGGCGTCCCGCAGCCGGGCGCAGCCACGGCCAGGCCGCCACCCCGCAGGACTGTGCGGACTGTCGCCGCGTCGGCGGCCCCTGGTCAGTTGCTGGTCGCAGTCTTGA
- a CDS encoding HsdM family class I SAM-dependent methyltransferase produces MLTCGTGTTWRKAPGAESERYSVVLANPPFAGSLDYEAVAPELLGMVRTKKAELLHLAMILRLLRPGGRAAVIVPAGLLFSSSSAHIELRRLLVDQHGLKAVVKLPGGTFRPYAGVSTAILFFTKDAGQADSVWFYDLTADGWSLDDRREPLLAQDKLGLAPDSVLDTVDHTRNNLPDLMRRWRLRHSSERRRARSEQSFCVTSAEIAAEDYNLSLERFRQIHEMQRAAQEGIRLGDFAEIFPGSVRRSDLDEEPDATDTEGRRRILPPTLLTSTLPDVADLPLRADQREPPRRLRQGDIVGRDLAGIRYWTCVPSQYDGVQPGQGLIVIRLTEEVLPHEYVIAYLSSPLAEQQLPKYGTIPRIKAREMADIWIPKCDGDLSEIRASLAMLDEGEQEAARIQDDLHRMRMRIFESGTGSTRRGRLDDAAAISSLTAQNLRRHNEPYKLFQDSYPYAVARAVRKFRHSLSLAERHEAAIQCAESLILSLGIMALALAADRGRQDLPAIAQWSQSVERGGVSLGHWVGVVRAVAEDARQHGDPAAGLVEATARKKGRKGLVADLDQLVELRNKIRHGAGPRTRAELEKSLGRIEPLMLSSLSGCAFLAHTRWVHTDRLQWMPAAGKFRVSGLALMGDHPDFATVSFDTAHPLADDRLYLISPNDEPLPLSPFCLLSDCPACLAPELYYPDRMTSSTALLKSLDRGHELDSDSVFKALREWGTP; encoded by the coding sequence GTGCTGACCTGCGGTACCGGGACAACCTGGCGGAAGGCGCCGGGAGCGGAGAGTGAGCGCTACTCGGTTGTCCTGGCCAATCCCCCGTTCGCAGGCAGCCTCGACTACGAGGCTGTCGCACCGGAGTTGCTCGGGATGGTTCGTACGAAGAAGGCCGAGCTTCTTCATCTCGCCATGATTCTGCGGCTGTTGAGGCCAGGGGGACGCGCGGCCGTGATTGTCCCTGCCGGGCTGCTGTTCAGCTCGAGTTCCGCGCACATCGAACTTCGGCGCCTGCTGGTGGACCAGCACGGGCTGAAGGCTGTGGTGAAGCTGCCCGGCGGCACCTTCAGGCCGTATGCGGGTGTGTCGACGGCGATCCTGTTCTTCACCAAGGACGCCGGGCAGGCAGACAGCGTGTGGTTCTACGATCTCACGGCGGACGGCTGGAGCCTGGACGACCGGCGTGAGCCGTTGCTGGCGCAGGACAAGCTCGGGCTGGCTCCCGACAGTGTTCTGGATACCGTCGATCACACGCGCAACAACCTCCCGGATCTCATGCGGCGTTGGCGGCTGCGGCACAGCAGTGAGCGCCGGCGTGCCCGGTCTGAGCAGAGCTTCTGCGTGACCAGCGCGGAGATCGCCGCGGAGGACTACAACTTGTCGCTGGAGCGATTCCGTCAGATACATGAGATGCAGCGGGCAGCTCAAGAAGGCATTCGTCTGGGGGACTTCGCTGAGATCTTTCCCGGGTCTGTGCGCAGATCCGATCTGGACGAGGAACCGGATGCGACGGACACAGAGGGGCGCCGACGGATTCTGCCCCCCACCCTGCTGACCAGCACGCTGCCGGATGTGGCAGACCTGCCCCTGCGTGCGGACCAGCGCGAACCCCCTCGCCGGTTGCGGCAGGGCGACATCGTCGGACGGGATCTCGCCGGTATCCGCTACTGGACGTGCGTGCCGAGCCAATACGACGGCGTGCAGCCCGGCCAGGGCCTGATCGTCATCCGGCTCACCGAGGAGGTTCTGCCCCACGAGTACGTGATCGCCTACCTGTCCAGTCCCCTGGCCGAGCAGCAGCTGCCGAAGTACGGAACCATCCCGCGTATCAAGGCCCGCGAGATGGCCGACATCTGGATTCCCAAGTGTGACGGCGACCTGTCGGAAATCCGCGCCTCCCTCGCCATGCTCGACGAAGGGGAACAAGAAGCCGCACGCATCCAGGACGACCTCCACCGGATGCGGATGCGGATCTTCGAAAGCGGAACGGGTTCAACCCGCCGCGGGCGGCTCGATGACGCCGCCGCGATCAGCTCCTTGACCGCGCAGAACCTGCGCCGACACAACGAGCCCTACAAGCTGTTCCAGGACTCCTACCCCTACGCTGTAGCCCGTGCGGTCCGCAAGTTCCGGCACTCCCTGTCCCTGGCAGAAAGACACGAGGCGGCCATCCAGTGCGCCGAGTCTTTGATCCTCTCTCTGGGCATCATGGCCCTTGCCTTGGCTGCTGATCGCGGCCGTCAGGATCTGCCGGCCATCGCCCAGTGGAGCCAGTCCGTTGAGCGGGGTGGTGTCTCCCTCGGCCACTGGGTGGGGGTGGTCAGGGCAGTGGCCGAAGACGCACGTCAGCACGGTGACCCCGCCGCTGGCCTCGTCGAGGCAACAGCTCGTAAGAAGGGCAGGAAAGGCCTGGTCGCCGATCTCGACCAACTGGTCGAGCTCCGCAACAAGATCCGGCACGGTGCGGGCCCCCGAACACGAGCCGAGTTGGAGAAGAGCCTTGGGCGCATCGAACCGCTGATGCTCAGCAGCCTGTCGGGATGCGCATTCCTCGCCCACACCCGATGGGTTCACACCGACCGGCTCCAATGGATGCCTGCCGCCGGGAAGTTCCGCGTATCAGGCCTGGCCCTGATGGGTGACCATCCCGACTTCGCAACGGTCTCCTTCGACACGGCACACCCTCTGGCAGACGACCGGCTCTACCTCATCTCCCCCAACGACGAACCCCTCCCGCTCTCGCCGTTCTGCCTCCTGAGCGACTGCCCCGCGTGCCTGGCACCCGAGCTGTACTACCCCGACCGCATGACGAGTTCCACAGCTCTCCTCAAGAGTCTGGACCGAGGCCACGAACTCGACAGTGACTCCGTTTTCAAGGCGCTGCGCGAGTGGGGCACACCGTGA
- a CDS encoding protein kinase domain-containing protein, protein MEDVRELLAEYGQCHNSELPEQVRQQLLVKVVTALIRRTDADATVDQRAPDEPAVFSELAGRDYVITVTAASGPDVVATARATVRAFDEQGLGPGVRRVLVCARTPGRAVDDDLRAALGEEGVLLDQDHLEAAVCGLVPLATLIRAAFRTPRPPYTPLHEFLLQEPKESAPPLSLRTRPAGLATVPTRTEPGIAASVVLAGEDWPLRPSGLAWETPNRALVTTESGLAEVDLQRGGLRWRLPLPGVHGAAVVMPDAAVYVLCGPAVVMWHDGVLQAVGGGFDANASLLSGPDESVWVLSGSGATFGAGTGSTLALTRLGDQVGDQQRFSIAFDAAVRSAVWLDGRRFLLSASGHSAVVDLDVGTSAGGREDWVVTPVSYPGHVARGGRGVVLVAGRAGSGIGVELHTVNAATRTNYPVAEVQLGEVLGLAQRPEGGPAYLLGALPTNDIGMLHPVLMEITGHFPATSAAVEEQPPVPAADLYTVVRRQARGVKKDYALETFPLPGGEGGMGIVHEAVHKATQTVVAFKKAKSLREKLTARMLCEIEVAQALGDNRHVMPVLDFSPRAEWFVMPMAQATAEQRQPELQRDGKELRALVDAVAAALADAHRLGYLHRDIKPANILHLDGRWVLGDWGIARRPRGQTTTPGRTGRMIGTLEFGAPELSVDPHNATFASDIYSLGRVIGWLLTGTDPEPNVPLLPPPGPWRAVVRQCTFHEPSNRPETIAEFLDLVEHATSADLDLPIARAQQLVQDVEDGDTEAARRLLALVADHDGDYELYLDVLPRLDMDLAAPLLLANTERALTLVAAMVGHVHGDGTGWPHYSEAKRAIAWLRRVARHAAQEEEWDLLEEAARGMCTWDEAFNEFDQQNATRDWLRQVHGQAAQILAGVLREHPGSARFYYELIGERSVDIAIRSAIKTATSN, encoded by the coding sequence ATGGAGGACGTACGGGAACTGCTGGCCGAGTACGGTCAGTGCCACAACAGCGAGCTGCCGGAGCAGGTCCGGCAGCAGCTCCTCGTCAAGGTGGTCACGGCACTGATCCGGCGCACCGACGCGGACGCGACTGTGGACCAGCGAGCGCCGGACGAGCCGGCTGTCTTCTCCGAACTCGCCGGACGCGACTACGTGATCACTGTGACCGCTGCATCAGGACCCGATGTGGTCGCCACGGCCCGGGCTACTGTGCGGGCCTTCGATGAACAGGGTCTTGGGCCAGGGGTGCGTCGTGTGCTGGTGTGCGCGCGAACTCCCGGTCGTGCGGTGGACGATGACCTGCGTGCGGCGCTGGGTGAGGAGGGCGTGCTTCTCGACCAGGACCACTTGGAAGCAGCTGTGTGCGGGCTTGTCCCGCTCGCGACGCTGATCCGTGCTGCCTTCCGCACGCCGCGGCCGCCGTACACGCCGCTGCACGAATTCCTGCTGCAGGAGCCTAAGGAGTCGGCGCCACCGCTGTCTCTGCGCACGCGTCCGGCGGGGTTGGCTACTGTGCCGACTCGGACGGAGCCGGGCATCGCGGCCTCCGTGGTTCTGGCCGGGGAGGACTGGCCGCTGCGGCCGAGCGGACTTGCCTGGGAGACGCCGAACAGGGCGCTGGTCACCACCGAGTCGGGGCTTGCAGAGGTGGATCTGCAACGGGGCGGGCTGCGGTGGCGGCTACCGCTGCCCGGCGTGCACGGCGCCGCCGTCGTGATGCCGGACGCAGCGGTGTATGTGCTGTGCGGGCCGGCGGTGGTCATGTGGCATGACGGCGTGCTGCAGGCGGTGGGCGGAGGATTCGATGCCAATGCCAGCCTGCTGAGCGGCCCCGATGAGAGTGTGTGGGTGCTGTCCGGATCCGGGGCTACGTTCGGCGCCGGCACCGGCTCGACGTTGGCGCTGACCCGGCTCGGCGACCAGGTAGGCGATCAGCAGCGGTTCTCAATCGCCTTCGACGCGGCAGTGCGGTCGGCTGTCTGGCTGGACGGTCGGCGCTTTCTCCTTTCGGCCAGTGGGCACAGCGCCGTCGTCGACCTCGACGTCGGCACGAGCGCCGGCGGACGAGAGGACTGGGTGGTGACCCCGGTGTCCTACCCGGGGCACGTGGCCCGAGGCGGCCGCGGTGTCGTCCTGGTGGCCGGGCGAGCCGGCTCCGGCATCGGCGTGGAACTGCATACCGTCAACGCGGCCACCCGCACGAACTACCCGGTCGCCGAGGTACAGCTCGGCGAGGTGCTGGGCTTGGCGCAGAGGCCGGAGGGCGGGCCCGCGTATCTGCTGGGTGCGCTGCCGACGAACGATATCGGCATGCTCCACCCGGTCCTGATGGAGATCACCGGCCACTTCCCTGCCACCTCGGCCGCGGTAGAGGAGCAGCCGCCGGTGCCCGCCGCCGATCTGTACACCGTGGTGCGCCGGCAGGCCCGCGGCGTGAAGAAGGACTACGCCCTGGAGACGTTCCCGCTGCCGGGCGGCGAGGGCGGCATGGGGATCGTCCACGAGGCCGTGCACAAGGCGACGCAGACCGTAGTGGCCTTCAAGAAGGCCAAGTCGCTGCGCGAGAAGCTCACCGCGCGGATGCTGTGTGAGATCGAAGTCGCCCAGGCACTCGGGGACAACCGGCACGTCATGCCGGTCCTCGACTTCAGTCCCCGTGCCGAGTGGTTCGTCATGCCGATGGCCCAGGCCACCGCCGAACAGCGCCAGCCGGAACTGCAGCGCGACGGCAAGGAACTGCGGGCCCTGGTGGACGCGGTGGCGGCCGCTCTGGCAGACGCCCACCGTCTCGGTTACCTGCACCGGGACATCAAGCCCGCCAACATCCTGCATCTCGACGGCCGGTGGGTCCTCGGCGACTGGGGCATCGCGCGTCGTCCCCGCGGTCAGACAACGACCCCCGGACGCACCGGCAGGATGATCGGCACGCTCGAGTTCGGTGCCCCCGAACTGTCCGTTGATCCTCACAACGCGACGTTCGCGAGCGACATCTACAGCTTGGGAAGAGTGATCGGCTGGCTGCTGACGGGCACCGACCCCGAGCCGAACGTCCCCCTCCTGCCGCCACCCGGTCCCTGGCGTGCGGTGGTGCGGCAGTGCACGTTCCATGAGCCGTCGAACCGTCCGGAGACCATCGCCGAATTCCTTGATCTGGTCGAACACGCGACCTCCGCGGACCTGGACCTGCCCATCGCGCGGGCCCAGCAGCTGGTGCAGGACGTCGAGGACGGGGACACCGAGGCGGCCCGCCGGCTGCTCGCTCTGGTCGCCGATCATGACGGCGACTACGAGCTATACCTGGATGTCCTGCCGCGCCTGGACATGGACCTCGCCGCGCCGCTCCTGCTCGCCAACACCGAGCGGGCCCTCACCCTGGTCGCGGCGATGGTCGGGCACGTGCACGGCGACGGCACCGGCTGGCCGCACTACAGCGAAGCCAAACGAGCCATCGCGTGGCTGCGCCGCGTCGCCCGGCACGCCGCCCAGGAAGAGGAGTGGGACCTACTGGAGGAGGCGGCCCGCGGCATGTGCACCTGGGACGAGGCCTTCAACGAGTTCGACCAGCAGAACGCGACCCGGGACTGGCTGCGCCAGGTGCACGGCCAGGCCGCTCAGATCCTTGCCGGTGTTCTGCGGGAACACCCGGGCAGCGCACGTTTCTATTACGAGCTGATCGGCGAGCGGTCCGTGGACATAGCCATCCGTAGCGCCATCAAGACTGCGACCAGCAACTGA
- a CDS encoding UvrD-helicase domain-containing protein produces the protein MHTPTDEQAHAVDAFRAGHHLVLQAGAGTGKTSTLGLLADSTRRRGRYLAFNKDIARDAATRFPRTVRCKTAHATAYAALGHRFTNRLNSPRQPAWKTGQALGITRPVRIGDHEISPRALSHSVVRTVTHYCYSADRTLARHHVPRMRGLDTPAGHAQLAHQVLPFALKAWADLHNPERGVVRFEHDHYLKMWALTEPTIEADFLFLDEAQDTNPVLEEVFAAQRGHVQLVMVGDSAQAIYGWRGARDVMTGFDATPLTLTRSFRFGPPIAEEANRWLTLADAPIRLTGTDTIATEVGNLDRPDAVLCRTNIGAMAEVMRLLATGHRVALTRGGQQLAALALAARDLKDGRRTTHPELVLFPSWGELQDYAVYDPAGRDLQPFVDLVDTHGPDAILTAVDQLSDETHADVTVSTAHTAKGREWPTVQIGNDFPPPKDTDQHDDQGHPIPEPVNDTDARLAYVAVTRARQHLDLGGLSWINTHPTAPNSSLPPGHA, from the coding sequence TTGCACACGCCCACCGACGAACAGGCCCATGCCGTCGATGCCTTCCGGGCCGGTCACCATCTCGTCCTGCAGGCCGGCGCCGGGACGGGGAAGACCAGCACGCTCGGCCTGCTCGCCGACAGCACCCGCCGCCGCGGCCGCTACCTCGCCTTCAACAAAGACATCGCCCGGGATGCCGCCACCCGCTTCCCGCGCACAGTGCGGTGCAAGACCGCCCATGCCACGGCCTACGCCGCCCTCGGCCACCGCTTCACGAACCGGCTCAACAGCCCCCGCCAGCCCGCATGGAAGACCGGCCAGGCACTCGGCATCACCCGGCCGGTCCGCATCGGCGATCACGAGATCAGCCCCCGGGCGCTCTCCCACTCCGTGGTGCGCACCGTGACCCACTACTGCTATTCCGCCGACCGCACCCTGGCCCGCCACCACGTGCCGCGCATGCGCGGCCTCGACACACCTGCCGGGCACGCCCAACTCGCCCACCAGGTCCTGCCGTTCGCCCTCAAAGCCTGGGCCGACCTGCACAACCCCGAGCGGGGCGTGGTCCGCTTCGAACACGACCACTACCTGAAAATGTGGGCCCTCACCGAGCCCACGATCGAAGCCGACTTCCTCTTCCTCGACGAGGCCCAGGACACCAACCCGGTCCTCGAGGAGGTCTTCGCCGCCCAGCGCGGCCACGTCCAGCTCGTCATGGTCGGCGACTCCGCCCAGGCCATCTACGGCTGGCGCGGCGCCCGGGACGTGATGACCGGCTTCGACGCCACTCCCCTCACCCTGACCCGCTCCTTCCGCTTCGGCCCCCCGATCGCAGAAGAGGCCAACCGCTGGCTCACGCTCGCCGACGCGCCCATCCGCCTGACCGGCACCGACACCATCGCGACCGAAGTCGGCAACCTCGACCGGCCGGACGCGGTGCTGTGCCGCACGAACATCGGCGCCATGGCCGAAGTCATGCGCCTGCTCGCCACCGGCCACCGCGTCGCCCTCACCCGAGGCGGACAGCAGCTCGCTGCGCTGGCCCTCGCCGCCCGCGACCTCAAAGACGGCCGCCGCACCACCCACCCCGAACTCGTCCTCTTCCCCTCCTGGGGCGAACTGCAGGACTACGCCGTCTACGATCCCGCCGGTCGTGACCTGCAGCCCTTCGTCGACCTCGTCGACACCCACGGCCCCGACGCCATCCTCACCGCCGTCGACCAACTCTCTGATGAGACCCACGCCGATGTGACCGTCTCCACCGCCCACACCGCCAAAGGCCGCGAATGGCCCACCGTCCAAATCGGCAACGACTTCCCACCGCCCAAGGACACCGACCAGCACGACGACCAGGGACACCCCATCCCGGAACCCGTCAACGACACCGACGCCCGCCTCGCCTACGTCGCCGTCACCCGCGCCCGCCAGCACCTCGACCTCGGCGGCCTCTCATGGATCAACACCCACCCCACCGCACCGAACTCGTCTTTGCCGCCTGGGCACGCTTGA
- a CDS encoding helix-turn-helix transcriptional regulator, whose amino-acid sequence MTILPPDPDLDALRLELARLRAARRWTYDELAARSGLARRTVIEIEQGRTIGTLKTWHALAHALDTPLDELFSTLCRRHDLPGSGGD is encoded by the coding sequence GTGACGATCTTGCCGCCCGATCCGGACCTCGACGCGCTGCGGTTGGAACTCGCGCGTCTGCGGGCCGCGCGCCGGTGGACCTACGACGAGCTCGCCGCCCGCAGCGGCCTGGCCAGACGCACCGTCATCGAGATCGAACAGGGCCGCACCATCGGCACCCTGAAGACCTGGCACGCCCTCGCCCACGCCCTGGACACCCCGCTCGACGAGCTCTTCAGCACCCTGTGCCGCAGACACGACCTACCGGGGTCCGGCGGAGACTGA
- a CDS encoding DUF6083 domain-containing protein yields the protein MRSTPPASRHWDGSPVLAHRTRRSLQVTPDGVSRLLRCGQSDRCRECGNRIEWYHCGNRRPVRLHPHELPAARVPVACRWHVSSGVAHPAGDGSSWCRLPHAVVCPARDTPPSPRELAGLRRSLAVRSRRLIDAGAFTPPPASPESPAPQPSACRPARPIVQLLYVRYLAARPVDEIQCVAQTRRRHRCTSPLLAPDTPGGTWMLMPATATSSQLALPAEVMAVYDLGRVPYAEQLRWRAQRCPQHAASPTAADLAVAEWEPFDPLRHHEHIHSRLPAPARRPGSTGRARQEARP from the coding sequence ATGCGCTCCACACCTCCCGCCTCCCGCCACTGGGACGGCAGCCCGGTCCTCGCCCACCGCACGCGCCGTTCCCTGCAGGTCACCCCCGACGGCGTCAGCCGGCTGCTGCGCTGCGGCCAAAGCGACCGGTGCCGCGAGTGCGGCAACCGGATCGAGTGGTACCACTGCGGCAACCGCCGGCCGGTACGCCTCCATCCGCACGAACTGCCGGCCGCCAGGGTGCCCGTCGCCTGCCGCTGGCACGTCAGCTCCGGTGTCGCCCACCCGGCCGGGGACGGCAGCAGCTGGTGCCGTCTGCCGCACGCCGTCGTCTGTCCCGCCCGAGACACTCCCCCGTCCCCCCGCGAGCTGGCCGGGCTGCGCCGGTCTCTGGCCGTGCGTTCCCGCCGCCTGATCGACGCAGGCGCCTTCACCCCTCCCCCGGCCTCGCCGGAGAGCCCGGCGCCCCAGCCGTCCGCCTGCCGCCCGGCCCGGCCCATCGTGCAGCTGCTGTATGTCCGCTACCTCGCTGCCCGGCCGGTGGATGAGATCCAGTGTGTCGCCCAGACCCGGCGCCGCCACCGCTGCACCAGCCCACTGCTCGCCCCCGATACCCCCGGCGGCACCTGGATGCTGATGCCCGCCACCGCGACGAGCAGCCAACTGGCCCTGCCCGCTGAGGTCATGGCGGTCTACGACCTCGGCCGCGTTCCCTACGCCGAGCAGCTGCGCTGGCGCGCCCAGCGCTGCCCGCAGCACGCTGCCTCGCCCACGGCCGCCGACCTGGCGGTGGCCGAGTGGGAGCCCTTCGACCCACTGCGCCACCACGAGCACATCCACAGCCGACTGCCCGCCCCCGCCCGGCGCCCCGGGTCTACGGGCCGCGCTCGGCAGGAGGCCCGGCCGTGA
- a CDS encoding class I SAM-dependent DNA methyltransferase produces the protein MRTTTRLFDAFWAAGVSSPLEIVEQISHLLYLRELDGVQELWELEAVRQEAPERAPVFAQDEQHLRWSRLIRLTPQRMYTSMTDEVFPWLRSHAFAELAYSQHVNDARFAIPTPSLLAKVVGLLEEVLTAGDANAGGLYEHLLARVATAGPFGAFRTPPHLAALMAAMTEPGAADEVCDPTCGMGGLLTAAARFIHRSEPDIAQRSAAERGRIHGSDFDTTMLRLSSMRLALQGFEGADLRYRDNLAEGAGSGE, from the coding sequence ATGCGTACCACCACCCGGCTCTTCGACGCCTTCTGGGCAGCGGGAGTCTCCAGTCCGTTGGAGATCGTGGAGCAGATATCCCATCTGTTGTATCTCCGTGAGCTAGACGGCGTGCAGGAACTCTGGGAGCTGGAGGCAGTTCGGCAGGAAGCACCGGAGAGGGCGCCTGTCTTCGCTCAGGACGAGCAGCATCTGCGCTGGTCCCGTCTCATCCGCCTGACGCCTCAACGCATGTATACGTCGATGACCGACGAGGTGTTTCCCTGGCTGCGTAGCCACGCTTTCGCCGAGCTGGCCTATTCGCAGCACGTCAACGATGCTCGCTTCGCGATCCCGACCCCCAGTCTCCTCGCCAAGGTTGTGGGCCTTCTCGAGGAGGTGCTCACGGCCGGGGATGCCAACGCGGGCGGTCTGTACGAGCACCTGCTCGCCCGGGTCGCAACGGCCGGTCCCTTCGGCGCCTTCCGTACGCCTCCTCATCTGGCAGCTCTGATGGCAGCGATGACTGAGCCCGGAGCTGCCGACGAGGTGTGCGATCCGACCTGCGGCATGGGGGGTCTGCTCACTGCTGCGGCTCGGTTTATCCACCGATCCGAGCCGGACATCGCGCAGCGGAGCGCGGCAGAGCGCGGCAGGATCCACGGGTCTGACTTCGACACGACCATGCTGCGGTTGAGCAGCATGCGGCTGGCTCTTCAGGGCTTCGAGGGTGCTGACCTGCGGTACCGGGACAACCTGGCGGAAGGCGCCGGGAGCGGAGAGTGA